A DNA window from Mytilus edulis chromosome 14, xbMytEdul2.2, whole genome shotgun sequence contains the following coding sequences:
- the LOC139503389 gene encoding uncharacterized protein, producing MFHEDPLMQQLVISDKIFVNAKDKHDPEMAKIKDAIVRESERQPTWGKPLPKCFIPLELEFASLIKRNIQLITLEHLEKINSLQPIRPLSEVELKVFLKFQHSIGKLLYFDEHKLDDRIILSPTLLIEAFKSIVTDRQFCKGDKKREEIWDAMGKTGVVSKQAIESVWKGKKYVKFYQDKDYLLNVMTHLDILVEPMRYNSNRMRIPADFYYVASMVRAKDDSGYLQSAGFTHRSIALAFQTSSFMIPPALSFRFISYCLYVWAVKTYGQSNKDMLFHRSGVFTIDPCLDMYIACEDEIIISRLVHTTSNTLIARDVASSICECLTSALEKISDLYIRTSSDQTQINDTSFVTRICCNSPANPCFLQVNDLTDTDQVWICPSHGIEHSIHTIMSWIAEKDGVKCKPGCTVTKEDFMRATPSDLDFRRLSLLYSPFEAKEMALHMGLSDREVETILETEDPKTACFEILRQCRDSMVVTFEDVKAALQIIGKTSIHILCKLLKGKPICFDMEPEKWDLVPTAEHIDRLAPLVGKNSLPFLIELGMDFNIWEQISHRQNEKDLVRLNREILEEWRFKFCRMHNLKPTLREIARAFSNIGKNVKIVDNTLSDLF from the exons ATGTTCCACGAAGATCCATTAATGCAACAACTGGTTATcagtgataaaatatttgtaaatgctAAAGACAAACATGACCCTGAAATGGCGAAGATAAAGGACGCTATCGTCAGGGAATCAGAGAGGCAACCAACATGGGGTAAACCCCTTCCAAAATGCTTTATCCCGTTAGAGTTAGAATTTGCATCGTTGATCAAACGCAACATCCAACTTATTACACTAGAGCATCTAGAGAAAATAAACTCATTGCAACCTATTAGACCGTTGTCAGAAGTTGAGTTGAAGGTGTTTCTGAAATTTCAACATTCAATTGGCAAGTTATTATACTTCGATGAACATAAATTGGACGACCGAATTATTCTGTCTCCCACTCTTCTGATCGAAGCATTTAAATCAATTGTTACAGATAGGCAATTTTGTAAAGGCGACAAGAAAAGAGAAGAAATATGGGATGCAATGGGCAAGACAGGGGTGGTATCAAAACAAGCAATAGAAAGCGTTTGGAAGggaaagaaatatgtaaaattttacCAAGACAAAGattatctattaaatgttatgaCCCATCTGGATATATTGGTTGAACCGATGAGATACAATTCTAACCGAATGCGTATCCCTGCTGATTTTTACTATGTTGCTAGTATGGTACGAGCTAAAGATGATTCTGGATACCTGCAGTCAGCTGGCTTCACGCACAGGAGTATTGCCCTAGCTTTTCAAACATCATCATTTATGATACCTCCTGCATTATCCTTCAGATTTATAAGCTACTGCCTTTATGTCTGGGCAGTGAAAACATACGGGCAGTCCAACAAGGACATGTTGTTCCATAGGTCGGGAGTGTTCACCATTGATCCATGTTTGGATATGTATATTGCCTGTGAAGATGAGATAATCATTTCTCGTCTTGTTCATACCACTTCAAACACCCTTATAGCGAGAGATGTAGCTTCCAGCATCTGTGAATGTCTAACATCAGCCTTAGAGAAAATAAGTGATCTGTATATTAGAACTAGTAGCGATCAGACTCAAATCAATGATACATCTTTTGTGACAAGAATATGTTGTAACTCACCAGCTAACCCATGCTTCCTGCAAGTTAACGATCTTACTGACACAGACCAAGTGTGGATATGTCCTTCGCATGGCATTGAACATAGCATACACACAATCATGTCATGGATTGCAGAAAAG GATGGAGTGAAGTGTAAACCAGGGTGCACAG TTACTAAAGAAGACTTCATGAGAGCGACACCATCAGACCTTGACTTCCGTCGTCTGTCCTTATTGTACAGTCCATTTGAAGCTAAAGAGATGGCATTACATATGGGATTGTCGGACAGGGAAGTTGAAACCATATTGGAAACTGAAGATCCAAAGACTGCATGctttgaaattttaagacaatgtcgAGATAGCATGGTGGTGACATTTGAAGACGTCAAAGCGGCGTTACAGATAATAGGAAAAACAAGTATCCACATACTTTGCAAG CTTTTGAAAGGCAAGCCTATTTGTTTTG ACATGGAACCTGAGAAGTGGGATCTGGTACCTACAGCAGAACACATTGACCGATTGGCTCCATTGGTAGGAAAGAACTCTCTCCCGTTCCTAATAGAGcttggaatggactttaatatctgGGAACAGATCAGCCACAGACAAAATGAAAAAGATTTGGTTAGACTGAACCGGGAGATCTTAGAAGAATGGAGATTTAAGTTTTGTAGGATGCACAATCTGAAACCAACCTTGCGAGAAATCGCACGTGCATTCAGTAACAttggaaaaaatgtaaaaatcgtTGACAACACATTATCagatttattttaa